A single Pygocentrus nattereri isolate fPygNat1 chromosome 28, fPygNat1.pri, whole genome shotgun sequence DNA region contains:
- the b3gnt7l gene encoding UDP-GlcNAc:betaGal beta-1,3-N-acetylglucosaminyltransferase 7, like — translation MDNLFRRRRLLKTLLSLTLVLGTLLTIQKFKVADSGVKELQWKPRDKWWKSTPHANGSSSWDLEVSAVTRRPLGTWSVEAANCSVGAPRALGKEWLLKLEPRFQQFVLHRHCRYFPMLLNHPEKCGGDVDVLLVVKSVIEEHERREAVRKTWGAERTVRGKLVKTLFLLGSPATGKDTKNLQKLLEYEDRIYGDILQWDFMDTFFNLTLKEVNFLRWFHIYCAHVPFVFKGDDDVFVNTENLVDLIRFRTEEGRERELFVGDTISKAIPIRNKQSKYYIPKEMFDKPYPPYVGGGGFLMSAPVARRLFVASEGLELFPIDDVFLGMCLQRLGKAPESHPGFKTFGIVKRRVSSMNSEPCFYRQLIVVHKLSARDLLKMWSVVQDHKLTCAKKYSL, via the coding sequence ATGGATAATCTGTTCCGTCGTAGAAGACTCTTAAAGACCCTGCTCAGCCTGACGTTAGTGCTTGGCACTTTGCTGACCATCCAAAAGTTCAAAGTGGCGGACAGCGGCGTGAAGGAACTGCAGTGGAAGCCCCGGGACAAGTGGTGGAAGAGTACGCCACATGCAAACGGTTCGAGTTCGTGGGACTTGGAGGTTTCTGCGGTCACGCGGAGGCCCTTGGGCACCTGGAGCGTGGAGGCAGCGAATTGCAGCGTGGGAGCTCCGCGCGCGCTTGGCAAGGAATGGCTACTCAAGCTCGAGCCTCGCTTCCAGCAGTTCGTGCTCCACAGGCACTGCCGTTATTTCCCCATGCTGCTCAACCACCCGGAGAAATGCGGCGGCGACGTGGACGTGCTGCTAGTGGTCAAGTCCGTGATCGAGGAGCACGAGCGGCGCGAGGCCGTGCGCAAGACGTGGGGCGCGGAGCGCACGGTGCGCGGCAAGCTTGTCAAGACGCTCTTCCTGCTGGGCAGTCCAGCCACGGGCAAGGACACCAAGAACCTCCAGAAGCTGCTGGAATACGAGGACAGGATCTACGGGGACATCCTGCAGTGGGACTTCATGGACACGTTTTTCAACCTCACGCTCAAGGAGGTCAACTTCCTGAGGTGGTTCCACATCTACTGCGCGCACGTGCCCTTCGTCTTCAAAGGGGACGACGACGTGTTCGTCAACACCGAGAACCTGGTGGATCTGATCAGGTTCCGCACGGAGGAGGGCCGAGAGCGCGAGCTGTTCGTCGGGGACACCATCTCCAAAGCCATTCCCATCAGGAACAAACAGAGCAAGTACTACATCCCCAAGGAGATGTTCGACAAGCCCTATCCGCCCTACGTAGGGGGAGGGGGGTTCCTCATGTCCGCGCCGGTCGCGCGCAGGCTCTTCGTGGCGTCTGAGGGGCTCGAGCTCTTCCCCATAGACGACGTGTTCCTGGGCATGTGTCTGCAGAGGCTGGGCAAAGCGCCCGAGTCTCACCCAGGCTTTAAAACGTTCGGTATAGTGAAGCGCAGAGTGAGCTCCATGAACAGCGAGCCCTGCTTCTATCGCCAGCTCATCGTGGTGCACAAGCTGAGCGCACGCGACCTGCTGAAGATGTGGAGCGTGGTGCAGGACCACAAGCTCACGTGCGCCAAGAAGTACAGCCTATAG